AGCGCGGCGATGTGGCGCTTCAGCGGCACCTGCGCGCGGCGCACCGGGCGCGCGGTGGGCCCCTGGATGCTGCACCCCAGGTCCTCGTGGTGGTCGGCTTCCGTGCGGGCGGAGGCGAGGACGGCCAGGCTGACGCCGCGGTGCAGGGTGAATCGCATGCATGCGACGTCGCATGGCGCCCGGCCCTTCGCAAGGGATGACGCTTGCGCCCGGCCGCCGGGCCGCCCGCGACCTCGCGGGTTGTGGCGCCCCAGGGAGGCCGGTACCCTTCCGCGCACCCATGGCCCACCCCGCCGAGCCGCTCCCGCCGGAGCCTTCCGCCCCCCTGTCCTCCGTGCCCGACGCCGTCGCGCCGCGCTTCCGCTTCCTGCCCGCGGTCGGCACGTGGAAGTACCACCTGCTGCTCGCGTCGGTGGCCATCTTCATCCTGGGCCCGCTGGGCGGCGTGGCCGCGTCGTACATGAACTTCAGCCTGGGCTTCTTCGTCGCCAGCCAGGTGCTGTCCGGCATCCTCGGCAGCGTCGTCACCTACGGCTACGGCGCGGAGGGCAAGCACGGCGCCAACTACATGCAGACGATGGCCGCGTCGGTGGCCTCGCTGTGCGCCATGTCCGTGCTCATCCAATCCATGGTGTGGCTGGGCATGCCCCAGCCGCCCGCGTGGCAGCTGATGCTCTTCGTGGGCTGCGTGGGCATGTTCGGCGTGGGCGTGGGCATGCTCTACACGCCGCTGCTCGTGGACCGGCTCCAGTTGGACTACCCGTCCGGCTACGCGGTGGCCAACATCCTGCGCGCGCTCACGGACAAGCGCCTGCTCAAGGCCTCCATCGCGAAGCTGGGCGGCGGCACCGGCCTGGGCATCCTGGCCGCGTGGCTCACGGAGAAGGTAGCGGCCATCGCCGCGCTGAGCATCAGCAGCTCCACGGTGGGCGCCGGCATGGTGGTGGGCAGCCGCATCACCGTGCCCGCCATGCTCATGGGCCTCATCGGCTACGCAATCTCTCCGTACCTCCAGGGCATCGGGTGGCTGGGGCCGGATGACCCGTACCGGAAGATTGGCTTCCTCATCTCGCTGGCGATGATCTGCGGCGCGGCGCTGGTGGACCTGGCGCTGCTCGCGGTGCAGGCGGCGGACCGCATCCGGGGCCGCGCGCAGGCGCCCGCGAACGACGAGCCCGCGTGGAAGAAGGTCAACGTGCCCCGGCTCATCGCCTGGGTGGTGGGCTGGGGCGCGGCCGTCGTCGTGGTGGCCACGCAGGTGCTGCACCAGCCCCCGGGCTTCATCCTCTTCGGGCTCGTGCTGTCGCTCTTGTTCGTGCTCATCAACGGCATCGCCTACGGCATCAGCGACAACAACCCCATCTCCAGCGCCTTCGTGGTGTCGGTGCTGCTGATGTCGCTCCTGGGCCTGAAGGATCCGCTGGTGGGGCTGATGGCGTCCTCCATCCTGCTCATCTCCACGTCGGTGGGCTGCGATATGCAGCAGGACCGCTCCACCGGGTGGCGCCTGGGCACCAACCGCGTGGTGCAGTTCCGCTACCAGGTGCTTGGCATCTTCATGGGCGCGGTGCTGTGCGTGGTGCTGGCGCGCGTGTTCATGGGCGCCTACCCCGTGCTGTCCGTCAACCAGTTGGACCACCCGGACGTGAAGGTGGCCCAGTGGAGCTCCGCGATGACGTACAAGTTCGTGGGCGCCATCCGCGACCTGGGCACGCTGTCCGCGCACAAGGTGACGGCGCTGCTCGTGGGCCTGTCCATCGGCTTCACGCTGGAGGTCATCCGCAAGGTGGTGCGCCGCCGCCCCGCGTACCTGAGCTACGTGCAGGGCTCGCGCACGGGGTTCGGCGTGGGCTGGACCCTGGACTCGCTGGTGCTGGCCAGCCCCTACGCGCTCGCGTTCGGCGGCTTCATCGCGCTGCCCGCGGCCATCTGGTTCGGCATGGGCGGCATCCTCACGTCGGTCTTCAACACCGTGTCCAAGCGCTTCCGCAAGGAGCCCGCGCCGGGCGAGGCGGTGCTGCCGGAGGACATGAGCACCATGTCGCTGGTGGGCGGCGGCCTCATCGCGGGCGAGTCGCTCTTCTACCTCTTCGTCGGCCTCGCCGGCCTGCTGTCCCTGCTGGGCTGAAGTCCCCTGCCCCGGAGCACGGCTTGACTTTCCGTGACTCCGGGAGCACTTCTTGTCCCGTGAACCTCGTCATCACCACCACCGCGACCACGACCACCACCGCTTCGGCGGGCGTGGGTGCGGTGCGCGTGTCGGTGTCCTGACGAGCGCACGGTTTCCCGCCCCGCCGAAGTCCGGCCGGGGCGACCGTGCAACCTCACACGCCCCGTGTCCGGCCCCGGCTGCTTCATCCCGACCGACACACGGAGACGACGATGCTCGACGAACACGACCACCGCGCGCTGGGCCAGCGCCTGGACCTCTTCCACCTGCAGGAGGAGGCCCCGGGCATGGTGTTCTGGCACCCGCGCGGACTGATGCTGTACCGGCTCCTGGAGGACCACGTGCGCCAGCGCATGCGCGAGGAGGGCTACCGCGAAGTCCGTACGCCGCAGCTGTGCTCCCAGCCGCTGTGGGAGCAGAGCGGCCACTGGGAGAACTTCCGCCAGAACATGTTCTGCATGGAGGAAGGTGACCGGCACCTGGCGTTGAAGCCGGTGAGCTGCCCGGGCCACATCCAGTTGGTGCAGCGCATGGCGCCCAGCCATCGCGACCTGCCCCTGCGGCTGGGGGAGTTCGGGCTGGTGCACCGCAGCGAGCCCAGCGGCGCGCTGCACGGGCTGTTCCGCCTGCGCCAGTTCACGCAGGACGATGGCCACATCTTCTGCGCGGCGGAGCAGGTGGAGGCGGAGGTGGTTCGCTTCGTGCGCTCGCTCAAGGCGTTCTACGCGGGCTTCGGCTTCGACGACGTGCAGGTGGCCTTCTCCAGCCGTCCGGCGATGCGCGCCGGCGGTGACGCGCTGTGGGACCAGGCGGAGGCGTGGCTCCAGTCCGCGGCGAAGCAGGCGGGTCTCCAGTACGTGGACCAGCCCGGCGAGGGCGCCTTCTACGGGCCCAAGCTGGAGTTCGTGCTGAAGGACCGGCTGGGCCGCGCGTGGCAGTGCGGGACGATCCAACTGGACCTGGTGCTGCCGGAGCGCTTCGACCTGCACTACGTCGGCGCGTCCGGAGAGCGCCTGCGCCCGGTGATGCTTCACCGCGCGCTGTTCGGCAGCCTGGAGCGCTTCATCGGCGTGCTGCTGGAGCACCATGGCGGCGCGCTACCGGCGTGGCTCGCGCCCGAGCAGGTGGTGGTGGCCTCCGTGGGCGCGGGGGCCGCCGCGTACGCGGAAGGGCTGGCGGCGCGGCTGCGGCTGGCCGGCTGCCGCGCGCGGGCGGACGTGCGGGACGAGTCCCTGTCGAAGAAGGTCCTGGGCTCGCACGAGGACGGCGTGCCGTTCCTCGCGGTGGTGGGTGGCCGCGAGGTGGAGTCGAAGGGCGTGCGCCTGCGGCAGCGCGATGGCTCGCAGCGCGACCTGCCCTGGGATGACGCCGTGGCGTGGCTGTCCGCCGCGTGCCAACCGGCCGTGGCGGGCTGAGCGGCCGTCCCTGAAGCACCGGCCCGGTGCTCCCTTCCCTCACGCGAAGGGGGCGCCGGGCCTTTCCGTGGTGGGCTCAGGAGTAGAGGCTCAGGTATTCCAGCGGCTCGCCGGGCCGCAGCAGCGTGAGGGGCTCGGAGGCGACGTCGTCCAGACTCAGGAGCCCCACCGCGTGGTTCTCCGCGTCCACGACCACCAGGCGGTTCAAGTGATGCTGCTCCATCAGGCGCTCGCCGGCCTCCAGCGGCGCGTCCTCCGGGCAGGTGACGAGCGGGGCCCGCATCGCCTCGCGCACGGTGGTGACGTCGGGGTCATGTCCGTGGACGGTGGAGCACAGGGAGAGTTCGGAGTCGGTGAGCAGGCCCACCACCCGTCCGTGCTCCGTGACGGGCAGCGCCCCCAGGCTGGCGGTGTCCAGCCGCTCGGCGGCGGACCGCAGGCACTCATCCGCGTCGATGGTCTTCACGTCCCTCTGCATCCACTCCGAAATCCGCATGGGCAGACCTCCTGGTGACGCGCGCCCGCGTCTCGAAGCAGTACAACCGGCGCACGGACATCCAACCCATTGCCCTGGAGGCCCGCCGTTCCGTGAGGAGCAGAACCAAGGGGCCGGCCCCCTGCCTGTCCGCCTGGTATAGGGTGCGACGCGAAGGCCTGCGGTGCATCCAAGGCCGTGCTCCGGGCTGAAGGCCCGAAACGTGGAGGAGGACCCATGGCGGACAAGCTCATTCTTTCCAACGACGAGTGGCGCAAGCGCCTCACCCCCGAGGAGTTCCAGGTGCTGCGGCAGCACGGCACCGAGTACCCGGGGACGGGCTGTTTCCTCGGCACCAAGACGCCGGGCACCTACGTGTGCGCGGGCTGCAACAACCCGCTGTTCAAGGCCGGGACGAAGTTCGAGTCCGGCACCGGCTGGCCGTCCTTCACGCAGACGCTGTCGGAGGACTCTGTCACGGAGATCCGCGACGTGTCGCACGGGATGATCCGCACCGAGGTCCGCTGCGCGCGCTGCGACGGACACCTGGGCCACGTGTTCCCGGACGGCCCGCCGCCCACGGGGCTGCGCTACTGCATGAACTCCGTGGCGATGAAGCACGTCCCGGAAGGAAGCCCCATCGAGCTGGTCAAGGCCTGAGCGGCTGAAGCAGGACGGGCCTCCCCTCCCTCTGCGAGGATGGGAGGCCATGCGACGACCTCCGGCCGGCCCCTGGATGCTCTTCACCGCGCTGCTCCTGGGCGGTGTTTCCCAGGGGGCTCCGCCCTCCAAGCCGCCCCGGGTGACGTGGCTCTATCAGGACCGGCTGGCTTCGCCCTGGGAGGACCTGACGTGGGCCGGTGCGCACGCGATGAGCGCCACCGTGGCAGGGGCCTCGGGCAGCCACGCCATCTCCGTGACGCTGGGGCCCTGGGAGGCGCTGTACTTCGGCCACCCGGGCTTCGACGTGGCACCGGAGGACACGCTGGTGCTGAAGGTGAACGGCGGGAAGGACGGCGCGAACGCGGCGGTGCGCGCGCGCGTCGTCATCGGCGCCGAGCAGCCCGTGGGCGTGCCGCTGGGCCCTACCTGTGAGGGCGGCGCCATCCCCGCCGGGAAGTGGACGACCTGCCGCGTGCCGCTGGCGAAGCTGCTGCCCGAAGGCCGCACGCGCATCACCGGCCTGTGGCTCCAGGAGGACAGCGGCAAGACGCTGCCGCCGCTCTTCTTCGACGACATCGGTGTCGAGCAGGGCCCCCGGACCGTGTCCCTCACGCTGGA
The sequence above is drawn from the Corallococcus sp. NCRR genome and encodes:
- a CDS encoding CBS domain-containing protein, with the translated sequence MRISEWMQRDVKTIDADECLRSAAERLDTASLGALPVTEHGRVVGLLTDSELSLCSTVHGHDPDVTTVREAMRAPLVTCPEDAPLEAGERLMEQHHLNRLVVVDAENHAVGLLSLDDVASEPLTLLRPGEPLEYLSLYS
- the thrS gene encoding threonine--tRNA ligase — protein: MLDEHDHRALGQRLDLFHLQEEAPGMVFWHPRGLMLYRLLEDHVRQRMREEGYREVRTPQLCSQPLWEQSGHWENFRQNMFCMEEGDRHLALKPVSCPGHIQLVQRMAPSHRDLPLRLGEFGLVHRSEPSGALHGLFRLRQFTQDDGHIFCAAEQVEAEVVRFVRSLKAFYAGFGFDDVQVAFSSRPAMRAGGDALWDQAEAWLQSAAKQAGLQYVDQPGEGAFYGPKLEFVLKDRLGRAWQCGTIQLDLVLPERFDLHYVGASGERLRPVMLHRALFGSLERFIGVLLEHHGGALPAWLAPEQVVVASVGAGAAAYAEGLAARLRLAGCRARADVRDESLSKKVLGSHEDGVPFLAVVGGREVESKGVRLRQRDGSQRDLPWDDAVAWLSAACQPAVAG
- the msrB gene encoding peptide-methionine (R)-S-oxide reductase MsrB; translated protein: MADKLILSNDEWRKRLTPEEFQVLRQHGTEYPGTGCFLGTKTPGTYVCAGCNNPLFKAGTKFESGTGWPSFTQTLSEDSVTEIRDVSHGMIRTEVRCARCDGHLGHVFPDGPPPTGLRYCMNSVAMKHVPEGSPIELVKA
- a CDS encoding OPT/YSL family transporter, whose amino-acid sequence is MAHPAEPLPPEPSAPLSSVPDAVAPRFRFLPAVGTWKYHLLLASVAIFILGPLGGVAASYMNFSLGFFVASQVLSGILGSVVTYGYGAEGKHGANYMQTMAASVASLCAMSVLIQSMVWLGMPQPPAWQLMLFVGCVGMFGVGVGMLYTPLLVDRLQLDYPSGYAVANILRALTDKRLLKASIAKLGGGTGLGILAAWLTEKVAAIAALSISSSTVGAGMVVGSRITVPAMLMGLIGYAISPYLQGIGWLGPDDPYRKIGFLISLAMICGAALVDLALLAVQAADRIRGRAQAPANDEPAWKKVNVPRLIAWVVGWGAAVVVVATQVLHQPPGFILFGLVLSLLFVLINGIAYGISDNNPISSAFVVSVLLMSLLGLKDPLVGLMASSILLISTSVGCDMQQDRSTGWRLGTNRVVQFRYQVLGIFMGAVLCVVLARVFMGAYPVLSVNQLDHPDVKVAQWSSAMTYKFVGAIRDLGTLSAHKVTALLVGLSIGFTLEVIRKVVRRRPAYLSYVQGSRTGFGVGWTLDSLVLASPYALAFGGFIALPAAIWFGMGGILTSVFNTVSKRFRKEPAPGEAVLPEDMSTMSLVGGGLIAGESLFYLFVGLAGLLSLLG